One genomic window of Arachis hypogaea cultivar Tifrunner chromosome 8, arahy.Tifrunner.gnm2.J5K5, whole genome shotgun sequence includes the following:
- the LOC112708007 gene encoding serine/threonine-protein kinase SRK2A — MDKYEAVKDLGAGNFGVARLMRNKVTKELVAMKYIERGRKIDENVAREIINHRSLRHPNIIRFKEVVLTPTHLAIVMEYAAGGELFERICSAGRFSEDEARYFFQQLISGVHFCHNMQICHRDLKLENTLLDGSPAPRLKICDFGYSKSSLLHSRPKSTVGTPAYIAPEVLSRREYDGKLADVWSCGVTLYVMLVGAYPFEDQDDPRNFRKTIQRIMSVQYKIPDYVHISQDCRQLLARIFVANPLRRITLKEIKNHPWFLKNLPRELTEPAQAIYYQRDNPNFHVQSVEEIMKIVGEARNLPPVSRPVKGFGWEGEDNEGAEEVEEEVEEEVEEEEEEDEYDKRVKEVHASGEFQIS; from the exons ATGGACAAATACGAGGCTGTGAAGGATTTGGGAGCTGGCAATTTCGGTGTTGCCAGGCTCATGAGGAACAAGGTCACAAAGGAGCTCGTCGCAATGAAATACATCGAGCGTGGCCGCAAG ATTGATGAGAACGTGGCTAGAGAGATTATCAACCACAGGTCCCTTAGGCACCCCAATATAATTCGTTTCAAGGAG GTTGTGTTGACTCCGACGCATCTAGCTATAGTAATGGAGTATGCTGCCGGAGGAGAACTCTTCGAGAGGATATGCAGTGCTGGCAGGTTCAGTGAAGACGAG GCTAGATATTTCTTTCAGCAGCTGATCTCTGGTGTCCATTTCTGCCATAATATG CAAATATGCCACAGAGATTTGAAGCTAGAAAATACCCTTTTAGATGGAAGTCCAGCACCTCGCTTAAAAATTTGTGACTTCGGTTATTCCAAG TCATCTTTGCTGCATTCGCGACCCAAATCAACTGTTGGAACACCAGCTTATATAGCACCGGAGGTTCTTTCTAGGCGAGAGTATGATGGCAAG TTGGCTGATGTGTGGTCATGTGGAGTGACTCTTTATGTCATGTTGGTTGGAGCATATCCATTCGAGGACCAGGATGATCCGAGGAATTTCAGAAAAACAATTCAG CGTATAATGAGTGTTCAATACAAAATCCCTGATTATGTTCACATATCTCAGGATTGTAGACAACTTCTCGCTCGTATATTTGTTGCAAATCCATTGAGG AGAATCACACTAAAGGAAATTAAGAACCACCCATGGTTTTTAAAAAATCTTCCAAGAGAGCTAACTGAACCGGCTCAAGCTATCTATTACCAGAGAGACAATCCAAACTTTCATGTTCAGAGTGTGGAGGAGATAATGAAAATTGTGGGAGAGGCGAGAAACCTGCCTCCAGTATCTAGGCCTGTCAAAGGTTTTGGCTGGGAAGGCGAAGACAACGAAGGagcagaagaagtagaagaagaagtagaggaagaagtggaggaggaagaggaagaagatgagtaTGATAAGAGGGTCAAAGAGGTTCATGCAAGTGGAGAATTCCAAATTAGTTAA
- the LOC112708006 gene encoding TOM1-like protein 5, whose translation MALTAAELVHAATSDKLTETDWTKNIEICELVAQDPRHARDVVKSIKKRLGSKHHNTQLFAVMLLEMLMNNVGEHIHEQVIDTGILPILVKIVKKKSDFPVRERIFLLLDATQTSLGGASGKFPQYYNAYYELVSAGVQFPQRAEVVQSNHANSQPNGTNNVPNREQAPTRPESVPPKDAETVPESSIIQKASNALQVLKEVLDAVDAQNPQAARDEFTLDLVEQCSFQKQRVMHLVMASRDERIVSRAIELNEQLHKVLARHDDLLAGRVTTTAPPRFDHEDEEAEEEEEPEQLVRRLRKGKACARPEDEKQKTEIPSLGLLGERLHRPLIRPLSLEPSREANTRSPPASMLPPPHAKPNGEVPHVTIPPPPAKHIERERFFQENKDGSNLSGHMRGLSLHSRNGSSSLSGSYDLSD comes from the exons ATGGCATTGACTGCAGCCGAGCTAGTCCACGCCGCAACAAGCGACAAGCTGACTGAAACTGATTGgacaaaaaatattgaaatatgCGAATTAGTTGCTCAGGATCCAAG GCATGCTAGAGATGTTGTCAAATCTATCAAAAAGCGTTTGGGTAGCAAACACCACAATACTCAACTTTTTGCTGTCATG CTGCTGGAGATGTTGATGAACAATGTTGGAGAGCATATCCATGAGCAGGTTATTGATACCGGAATACTCCCTATTCTTGTGAAAATTGTGAAGAAAAAG TCAGATTTTCCTGTGAGGGAGCGGATATTTCTCCTACTCGATGCTACACAGACATCCCTTGGTGGTGCTTCCGGAAAGTTTCCGCAGTATTACAATGCATATTATGAGTTGGTG AGTGCCGGAGTACAATTTCCTCAAAGGGCTGAAGTGGTCCAATCAAATCATGCTAATTCACAACCGAATGGGACTAATAATGTACCGAACAGGGAGCAGGCCCCAACTAGACCTGAAAGTGTTCCTCCGAAGGATGCCGAGACTGTCCCTGAATCTag CATCATTCAAAAGGCAAGTAATGCATTACAAGTTCTAAAAGAAGTCCTTGATGCAGTTGATGCTCAAAACCCTCAG GCAGCAAGGGATGAATTCACTCTTGACCTTGTCGAACAATGTTCGTTTCAGAAGCAAAGGGTAATGCATCTTGTCATGGCTTCTCG AGACGAGAGGATAGTTTCTCGGGCGATCGAATTGAATGAGCAGCTTCATAAAGTTCTAGCAAGACATGATGACCTCCTAGCTGGCAGAGTTACAACAACTGCTCCTCCTCGATTTGATCATGAAGACGAAGAAgcggaggaggaagaggagcccGAACAGTTAGTCCGAAG ATTACGCAAAGGAAAGGCTTGCGCGAGGCCTGAAGACGAAAAACAAAAAACCGAGATCCCAAGCTTGGGTTTGCTTGGGGAGAGACTCCACCGTCCGCTAATACGGCCACTCTCTTTGGAGCCATCTCGGGAGGCTAATACCCGTTCGCCACCTGCTTCAATGCTGCCGCCTCCACATGCAAAACCAAATGGGGAGGTTCCTCATGTGACAATTCCGCCACCGCCGGCAAAGCACATTGAGAGGGAAAGATTCTTTCAGGAAAATAAGGATGGTTCTAATTTGTCTGGCCACATGAGAGGCCTCTCTTTACACAGTAGAAATGGTAGCAGCTCTCTCAGTGGAAGCTATGATCTTAGTGATTAA